The genomic region aacagttgatatgtgacactgatccacttctatagaacacacagcagagtgatgatgttcagctgacctctgtccggtctcactgataaccagctctctggaatctgcagctgtctgacgcacacctgtagaagccttcatcttcccgtgtcacattcttaagagtcatctttatgactcggtctgaaccggacgaactgttagagtcaatcaatgctccatttttaaagaagctggtttgtttgtgtttgccgctctgatgctgataacacaaggtgacatcgtcatccgtaaacacaggggaggcttgggtcttcagaatgaTGTCGCCacctgtggaagaaaaatagaaggcaagattgaactcctacttcttttagcccctaaggatgctgaatgtttgcgcgcgcaaacattcagcatccttaggggctaagccccccctttctttcaaccctagaaacgcccctgctaCAGAGCCACTTGTCAACTGCCTCAGTTAACCCTGGCTCATGTGGCAGAGCCAGACTCCtttattacaaaaacatttgtttgacaTCTAACAAAGTGACATGAAGACAATATGATCATGTGCCGAGAAAAGAAACTCTAGACATGAGAGGgtagttaaagggatagttcaccccaaaaaaTTAGATTTGactctactcaccactatgctgacgGATGGTGAGGtgcttgagtccacaaaacactttttgagtttaaggggtaaacagcattgcagctaTATTCgatacaattaaataaattgtgaacaattcttcaaatgtaaaaaataaaagaacaaaacatgcctccatactgctcctgtggtgtcatccaagtgtctggaaGCCCAAACATTCAAATTCCACTCGAAACAAAGTACTTAAACCTCGTTTTTAGCCTGAATGTCGTCTGTTATCGTCCTCTGGAGGGGCTGTCCGATGCTTCCAAAGCATAGGGGCAAAGTATGTGGTGAATTTAGGATTACTAAAATGTAGAAGGCTTATGCTTTTAATTTTCCTCATGTTCTGTGCTGCAGTGATAAAATAAGAGTCAAATCAAAGACAGTGTCAGGACGTCTGTCGGATCAAATAATCTTTGTTGTTATTTCCTTTGCTTGTTAGACCCTCTGTTTTACACCAGAGTGGACACAAATGATACTTTAGGTTATCATATTCAGATTGAGTGACAAACTAAAACAgaacatgacacatttaaaacactCAGATCATAAAtgggcgcgcacacacacacacacacgcacacatacaaacaaataacTGACTTTTGACTTGGCACATCTGCAACCTGACAAAGACATTGTCTCAGCTGCTTATTAACACTGTTTTTTGTGTATATTGAACAAGTTCACCTGGGTTGTGGTGGTGCAACATTAATTATGAAACTGCTTACGCAACTGATTTTACCATGTGAAGTGCATGATGATGAAGGCTGGCTATGGAAGAATAATACTGTCGAGCACGGAAGCTATGTTCTATTGTATTACCAGatgtaaattatatattttaataaaatgagTCTTATTCAGTTGTTATATGACTGTTTGTGAGACAATAAACACTGATACACTGAGAAGCTTGTGTCTCTCATCCCTGTTCTCATTATCGCTGCACATGTCTCACTGTTGGGAGCAGTAACTAGAAATACCGCACTGCGGttgtatgcctccgccaaccagGGCAGTTTCCAGCTATATAGATTCATATAAGGTCatagtgacctttgaccactgaaatctaatcagttatttagtccaagtgacaactgataaaaagttgaagaaattccctaaatGTGGTTTTAAGATATTGATTCAAGAGGCCAGAAAAAagaccttgaccttttgaccttcgacaacaaaaaaatctatttagcccatctttgagtccaagtgaatatttgaaCCGAAGATGAAGAACttccctcaaggtgttcttGAGGTTTCCCATTCCTGAAACTGGAAAGGACGGACAATCAGAATAAATAATGTCTACGGCCACTGGCTATAACCGGCATGGAGGCatacaaaaaaaatcctgaTTTTCTTCTATGGTTTAGTGATGTACAACCACAGCTTTTAGATTTTATTAACTTTGAAACACTTCATTGTGATATTCTTTGACAAAACAAGATGTTCCATCACTTCTGTCACTGGTTTAAATAAAGTTAGCCGTGGGAAAGACGGGACACAGAGCCTGGGCGGATttacaacctgctgctgtggacCTGTTGACACATTGAATGGCTGTAGAAATGAATTGTTAAGGATTTAGAAATCAAATAGGAGTATTAAAATGTGTAGCCATACAAGTACTTGTCATGTCACTACATGGGAGTACTTTTGGTATGTGCCCTATACTTCCATGTTTCTGCTCCTCTACATTTAGATATCATTTCTTGCTAGGTCACAGATGAAGATTTTAAATACAAACCAGAAGATCAATGTGAAAATACTGATGTGCACGGTTATCAAATATAACTGATTCGTGTAGATGTACTTAAACAACCTAACATTATACAATCTGTTCAAACAAGCTCCTCCTGAAGAAGCCTGTTTCCCTCAGTAATAACATTTCAATATAAAACTCAAAAAACAGCCAGATTCCATAAGTAGTTTAATCTTGAAAGTCAATTGTACATTTTGCcatcaatatttttttacttgaaCCTAACTAACAGGTTGAGTGTCACCTTATTGTCACTTAGTACATGAATATATTGGGGTGTTGAAACTTGCACACTTCATCCATTCCCTGGCTTTACTTGACATTGTACTGCCCTCTTCTGGCCAAAGTTGCATGTCACTTGGATGTCTTCCATTGTAAGGGCATAGAAATGGACACCCATAAGTGTATAGGTGTGTATGTTGTATTTGCGAAGAGTTCCACAGCTGCCGTACAAGTCTTTGAAAAATAAACGCAGCCGGTGGATCCTCCGAGCAGATGGTTGTGTTCCAGAGAAGAGTAGTGCTGTCCTGTCATTCCTCTGTTCTGCTCCGGCATTAATCCTCGTCACTACCCATCCCTAAAGGGTCAAAGTCAGGGTCGTCCTCATCCAAGTCCAAGTCCTCGATGTCCTGAAACAGTGACTCATCCACTTCAACGCTGTTTCCAGCTGCAAAGGAAGAAAACAGCTGTGAGTGGAATGTGACGTAAAGCTAATCGCTCTCCAAAAGATCCTCTCAaaactaaatatgtttttacgTTTTCTGATCCTGGTTGATATTCTTACAATGTTCAATAGCTCCTAAAATCTCCCAGTTCCCTTCCACTTCAGTGCACTCTCATGCAAGTTTGATTAAATTCTACAATTTTTAACAATTattactttgactttttcttCAATTACACCACATATCTCACACCATCGTAGAGAAGTTTAATAGTAATGAAATGTCTTCATATTTTTGTCCACTCAAGTTTTACTATTCTCACTGTGCCAAAGAGAAGCCTTAATAACAAGTGTCAAACAGTCACAGCCATTTTATTTACCCTCTTCAAGGAACTGAATGTCGGATGTGTCCAAGTTGTGGTCTGTCTCAAACAGTTGTTTACCTAGTGAGGAAAACATGACATTATCACAAGTCCATACATTGTCAGGTCCATAAGTATTTGGACAGCTTAAACCCAAGAGCGTTTGTGTGATCAAGTGTCCTAGTTATGAGCCCTGAGGGAAAAGGGCAATGTGAGGACATAAACGTTACCGGTGAGTTTGGTTTTCAacgcctgctcctcctccttctgctgcTTTTTATGCCTCATCTCAGCCACCTCCAACTCAAAACCGGCTTTCCATAACAAGAAGTTTTCAATGTTTACCACTGTGCCTTGGAACGTaacctgtcaatcaatcaaacaaacacacacatcaatacaACTTCACACTGTACTGATGAGAGCCTTTACTGACCACATCCAATCCTTAACAACAGcctttgtatgtgtgttgctGATAGTTGATCATGTGGAGATGAGAAATATATGTCAAATGCAGATTGTTCATGTTCCTAccttctctgcttcctctgcttctctctctttacgttgcttctcctcctcttgtctaTTTTTCATCAAATCCACAATTTCGTTGAGTTTCTCCTGAACAGCTGTCACCAGGGTGAAGATCATCACCATGCCCAGGTTTTCTTCTGCCTGCAGGGTGACCACATTTACACATCAGTGATTTTGATTACATTGGTGTATGGTCTCGGATCAGGAGATACCTGATGTCACTCAGAGATAGAACATGGTCTGGATTCACACCCAGAAGCTGTCCTATCGGGTCCTAGATCTACAAATTATAAATTGGCAGAGCACTTCTACCGCAGAGCTGCCAGGAAACTCAAAGACCAATTGCATGGGTGGTAAATGTTCTCAAATGATCGTATTCAGCCAATCATGGTGAGTCGAGTCACTGAGTGAGATGCATGCACAAGGGCAGAGATGAGACAATCCAGTGCCGCAGGAATGAAGTACACATTCGCCTGGGTCTACTGACAAGGAATTATTAGGATTTTCAATTTTGGATTATTGCAGAAAAATAAGGCTATGTAATAAACATGAGATAATGACACTTGATGGGATTTGTTAAGCAAGATAATTGTTTCAAATTAACACCACCCTTATGATACTGAAACATAACTGTTAGAAGTAAAAAGCTAACGCGAGGCTGCCTCAGCACACTAACACGAGTCAGCCTACCTGTTCTACAAAAGCCTTTTCACTTAGAAAGAAAGCTGATAATGAGGAAACGTGTGAGCATAAACACAACCAGGTTGTGACAGCGTGAGTAG from Pleuronectes platessa chromosome 10, fPlePla1.1, whole genome shotgun sequence harbors:
- the rwdd1 gene encoding RWD domain-containing protein 1; translation: MTDYAEEQRNELEAIESIYEDSFTVLTEEPTSFTITVTSDVGEQGEIAEATLKFTYVEKYPDEPPLWEIFSQDNLEDVDAASLLTLLQQQAEENLGMVMIFTLVTAVQEKLNEIVDLMKNRQEEEKQRKEREAEEAEKVTFQGTVVNIENFLLWKAGFELEVAEMRHKKQQKEEEQALKTKLTGKQLFETDHNLDTSDIQFLEEAGNSVEVDESLFQDIEDLDLDEDDPDFDPLGMGSDED